A single window of Crassostrea angulata isolate pt1a10 chromosome 8, ASM2561291v2, whole genome shotgun sequence DNA harbors:
- the LOC128158727 gene encoding cytochrome P450 1A1-like isoform X2 codes for MTMIGSGSNFHSNQKTSDLVGVVTVLCTVFVTLKIILEWSRRPPGPWGLPVVGHLPFLGSRPVEKFREYQRHYGDVFSLRFGMWPTVVICGKDTVKTTLTRDSDSFAARPPFFSIKSLNDMKGLSFSGFDERYLQHRKIASSVIREFSSYDHSGMHEIFREEAGILVSNFLEAKGKPFNPKSEIYLATGSSIYQFCYGKGENIREDPDFLKVMNDQAIFQEFFTAGNYFDVLPWLQYVCPGRFNRFLELTNHFKNARNTHEIEIKNTFDPMHTRHAMDGLLNACLKYNITDLPNEVGLTKSQILGTLQDFFGAGFETTATTLNWALMYLAEYQDVQLKIQKELDETIGRNKVIAISDRNVLPYTVAAISEVMRLAPVVPMGIPHMTTTDVFVKGNLIEKGTVVFFNIASVMHDEYWGNPFEFQPERFLDDKGCLIKEKVDNVLAFSAGRRSCIGKMMAQSEIFFMLAHLLQNCSIDKPENTHYDFNGNYGLSYSPKEYEICVHPR; via the coding sequence ATGACGATGATTGGATCGGGATCGAATTTCCATTCTAATCAGAAGACCTCGGACCTTGTCGGGGTGGTGACGGTGCTGTGCACTGTATTTGTCACCCTTAAAATCATCCTGGAGTGGAGCCGCAGACCTCCTGGTCCGTGGGGACTTCCGGTCGTCGGACACCTGCCATTTCTCGGATCTCGTCCAGTGGAAAAGTTCCGAGAGTACCAGAGACATTACGGAGACGTGTTTTCTCTGCGATTCGGCATGTGGCCCACGGTTGTAATATGCGGTAAAGACACCGTGAAAACAACACTCACGCGTGACTCTGACAGCTTCGCTGCACGGCCACCGTTCTTCTCGATCAAGAGTCTGAACGACATGAAGGGCCTCTCTTTTAGTGGCTTTGACGAGAGATACCTACAGCACCGGAAAATCGCCAGTAGTGTGATCAGGGAGTTTAGTAGCTACGATCATTCAGGgatgcatgaaatttttagAGAAGAGGCTGGTATCCTTGTCTCCAACTTTCTGGAAGCTAAAGGCAAACCTTTTAATCCCAAATCGGAAATTTACTTGGCAACTGGTAGTAGTATATACCAATTTTGCTACGGAAAAGGCGAGAACATACGAGAAGATCCAGATTTCTTAAAAGTGATGAATGATCAAGCTATATTCCAGGAATTCTTCACTGCTGGAAATTATTTCGATGTTTTACCTTGGTTACAATACGTTTGTCCAGGCCGATTCAATAGATTTTTAGAATTAACTAATCACTTCAAGAACGCTCGCAACACTCATGAAATTGAGATCAAGAATACGTTTGATCCAATGCACACCCGGCATGCTATGGATGGTCTTCTGAACGCTTGTTTGAAATACAACATCACAGATTTACCTAACGAAGTTGGTCTGACGAAAAGCCAGATTTTAGGCACACTGCAAGACTTTTTTGGCGCTGGGTTCGAAACGACCGCAACAACACTAAATTGGGCTCTCATGTATCTCGCTGAATATCAAGATGTGCAATTGAAAATCCAAAAAGAACTAGACGAAACCATAGGGAGGAACAAGGTCATAGCAATATCGGATAGAAATGTTTTACCATACACGGTGGCAGCAATATCAGAAGTTATGAGATTAGCACCAGTAGTTCCAATGGGGATTCCACATATGACAACAACTGACGTATTTGTGAAAGGAAACCTGATAGAGAAAGGGACCGTTGTATTCTTTAACATTGCTTCTGTCATGCACGACGAATACTGGGGTAATCCGTTCGAATTCCAGCCCGAAAGGTTTTTAGACGACAAAGGTTGTCTTATTAAAGAGAAAGTGGATAACGTGCTTGCATTCAGCGCTGGGAGGCGTAGTTGTATCGGGAAAATGATGGCCCAGTCCGAGATATTCTTCATGTTGGCGCACCTTCTGCAGAACTGCAGTATTGACAAGCCTGAAAACACTCACTATGACTTCAATGGCAATTACGGCTTAAGTTACTCTCCTAAAGAATATGAAATATGTGTTCATccaagataa
- the LOC128158727 gene encoding cytochrome P450 1A1-like isoform X1: MFARLNQTKMTMIGSGSNFHSNQKTSDLVGVVTVLCTVFVTLKIILEWSRRPPGPWGLPVVGHLPFLGSRPVEKFREYQRHYGDVFSLRFGMWPTVVICGKDTVKTTLTRDSDSFAARPPFFSIKSLNDMKGLSFSGFDERYLQHRKIASSVIREFSSYDHSGMHEIFREEAGILVSNFLEAKGKPFNPKSEIYLATGSSIYQFCYGKGENIREDPDFLKVMNDQAIFQEFFTAGNYFDVLPWLQYVCPGRFNRFLELTNHFKNARNTHEIEIKNTFDPMHTRHAMDGLLNACLKYNITDLPNEVGLTKSQILGTLQDFFGAGFETTATTLNWALMYLAEYQDVQLKIQKELDETIGRNKVIAISDRNVLPYTVAAISEVMRLAPVVPMGIPHMTTTDVFVKGNLIEKGTVVFFNIASVMHDEYWGNPFEFQPERFLDDKGCLIKEKVDNVLAFSAGRRSCIGKMMAQSEIFFMLAHLLQNCSIDKPENTHYDFNGNYGLSYSPKEYEICVHPR; the protein is encoded by the exons ATGTTTGCTCGTTTGAATCAAA CCAAAATGACGATGATTGGATCGGGATCGAATTTCCATTCTAATCAGAAGACCTCGGACCTTGTCGGGGTGGTGACGGTGCTGTGCACTGTATTTGTCACCCTTAAAATCATCCTGGAGTGGAGCCGCAGACCTCCTGGTCCGTGGGGACTTCCGGTCGTCGGACACCTGCCATTTCTCGGATCTCGTCCAGTGGAAAAGTTCCGAGAGTACCAGAGACATTACGGAGACGTGTTTTCTCTGCGATTCGGCATGTGGCCCACGGTTGTAATATGCGGTAAAGACACCGTGAAAACAACACTCACGCGTGACTCTGACAGCTTCGCTGCACGGCCACCGTTCTTCTCGATCAAGAGTCTGAACGACATGAAGGGCCTCTCTTTTAGTGGCTTTGACGAGAGATACCTACAGCACCGGAAAATCGCCAGTAGTGTGATCAGGGAGTTTAGTAGCTACGATCATTCAGGgatgcatgaaatttttagAGAAGAGGCTGGTATCCTTGTCTCCAACTTTCTGGAAGCTAAAGGCAAACCTTTTAATCCCAAATCGGAAATTTACTTGGCAACTGGTAGTAGTATATACCAATTTTGCTACGGAAAAGGCGAGAACATACGAGAAGATCCAGATTTCTTAAAAGTGATGAATGATCAAGCTATATTCCAGGAATTCTTCACTGCTGGAAATTATTTCGATGTTTTACCTTGGTTACAATACGTTTGTCCAGGCCGATTCAATAGATTTTTAGAATTAACTAATCACTTCAAGAACGCTCGCAACACTCATGAAATTGAGATCAAGAATACGTTTGATCCAATGCACACCCGGCATGCTATGGATGGTCTTCTGAACGCTTGTTTGAAATACAACATCACAGATTTACCTAACGAAGTTGGTCTGACGAAAAGCCAGATTTTAGGCACACTGCAAGACTTTTTTGGCGCTGGGTTCGAAACGACCGCAACAACACTAAATTGGGCTCTCATGTATCTCGCTGAATATCAAGATGTGCAATTGAAAATCCAAAAAGAACTAGACGAAACCATAGGGAGGAACAAGGTCATAGCAATATCGGATAGAAATGTTTTACCATACACGGTGGCAGCAATATCAGAAGTTATGAGATTAGCACCAGTAGTTCCAATGGGGATTCCACATATGACAACAACTGACGTATTTGTGAAAGGAAACCTGATAGAGAAAGGGACCGTTGTATTCTTTAACATTGCTTCTGTCATGCACGACGAATACTGGGGTAATCCGTTCGAATTCCAGCCCGAAAGGTTTTTAGACGACAAAGGTTGTCTTATTAAAGAGAAAGTGGATAACGTGCTTGCATTCAGCGCTGGGAGGCGTAGTTGTATCGGGAAAATGATGGCCCAGTCCGAGATATTCTTCATGTTGGCGCACCTTCTGCAGAACTGCAGTATTGACAAGCCTGAAAACACTCACTATGACTTCAATGGCAATTACGGCTTAAGTTACTCTCCTAAAGAATATGAAATATGTGTTCATccaagataa